TGCCCGTGCTATCTGCTTCTTTGCTGATATTGGCGGGTTGCAATAAAGCGCCAGATGGTGCCGCACCAAATGCGTCCACGACTATTGGCGTGGAAATTGATGATTCTGTCATCACGACTAAAGTCAAAACTGCGATGATGTCTGACGATATCATCAAGGGTGCCGACGTCAAAATTGAAACCCGCAAGGGTGAAGTCTTGCTGAGTGGCTTTGCCGACAACCAGGCGCAAATCGACCACAGTGCTGCTGTAGCAATGGCGGTCGAAGGCGTCAAGAAAGTCGATAATAAACTCGTCCTGAAAGAAGGCAAACAAACTGTCGGTAACAAGATCGACGATAGTGTTATCACTGC
This is a stretch of genomic DNA from Undibacterium sp. KW1. It encodes these proteins:
- a CDS encoding BON domain-containing protein, translated to MSYLMSTTLRTKYILPVLSASLLILAGCNKAPDGAAPNASTTIGVEIDDSVITTKVKTAMMSDDIIKGADVKIETRKGEVLLSGFADNQAQIDHSAAVAMAVEGVKKVDNKLVLKEGKQTVGNKIDDSVITAGIKTAMLQDAQMKSMDVAVVTRKGEVQLSGFVDSELQATHAIEVAKSVSGVQSVINNLKVKN